Proteins co-encoded in one Conger conger chromosome 4, fConCon1.1, whole genome shotgun sequence genomic window:
- the rnf6 gene encoding E3 ubiquitin-protein ligase RNF6, translating into MDPPGRRDERVQQQERLQREEAYYHFINGLSEEEYRLMRDSNLLGTPGEVTAEELRQRLDGAKERRSSQPLSEPRSQSSETGDDDGGSGGVDAGREASNGDSLLEWLNTFRRTGNATRSGQSGNQTWRAVSRTNPNSGEFRFSLEININHEQPEPGDSTGDPASATLTHSTQSRRTQARRTRSSHGPALNPPPPAPEPEQHSTSLSRVTALDQPAVLPHGGQGSDTRSPPRVAREGQDCPPSMLAQPGQQRALPCRSRTRLRGRGHRTGGAHRRSSRRSRSPLHRPPTPGTSQADIPEPYGQAQVAMDMAGEPAVDVAPLTEPVTEAESQATGTVGGGVRRHPTIMLDLQVRRIRPGENRDRDSIASRTRSRVRTAENTVTFESDSGGFRRTISRSERAGIRTYVSTIRIPLRRISETGLGEPSSTALRSILRQIMTGFGELSSLMETEADTVATVPGPPQAYRMHTEETGHQEQRSAEGQGTAGGSGDEERTRVGGATGETRVTTRDTNNLVENGTLPILRLAHFFLLNEEEEDEHPHGLTKEQIDDLSTRTYGQASLEGELGRTCSVCINEYTQGNKLRQLPCTHEFHIHCIDRWLSQNNTCPICRQPILATDPTLST; encoded by the exons ATGGACCCTCCTGGCAGACGAGACGAGCGTGTGCAGCAGCAGGAACGCCTGCAAAGGGAAGAGGCTTACTACCACTTTATCAATGGGCTGAGCGAAGAGGAGTACCGGCTAATGAGGGACAGCAACCTGCTCGGCACCCCTG GTGAGGTGACGGCAGAGGAGCTACGGCAGCGTCTGGATGGAGCCAAGGAGCGTCGGTCCTCCCAGCCGCTCTCCGAGCCCCGGTCACAGAGCAGTGAGACGGGAGATGATGACGGGGGcagtg GGGGTGTGGATGCAGGCAGGGAGGCTTCTAATGGGGACTCGCTGCTTGAGTGGCTGAACACTTTCCGGCGCACGGGCAATGCCACACGCAGTGGGCAGAGTGGGAACCAGACCTGGCGTGCCGTCAGCCGCACTAACCCCAACAGCGGCGAGTTTCGCTTCAGCCTAGAGATAAACATCAACCACGAGCAGCCAGAGCCTGGTGACTCCACAGGTGACCCTGCCTCcgccacactcacccactccacCCAAAGCAGGAGGACACAGGCACGGCGCACCCGCAGCAGTCATGGCCCGGCTCTGAATCCACCCCCCCCTGCGCCTGAGCCAGAACAGCACAGCACTAGTCTGAGCAGGGTGACTGCGCTGGATCAGCCAGCAGTCTTGCCCCATGGTGGCCAGGGCAGTGACACTCGGTCTCCTCCTCGGGTTGCACGGGAGGGCCAGGACTGCCCACCTTCAATGTTGGCCCAGCCTGGCCAGCAGAGGGCCTTGCCCTGTAGAAGCAGGACTAGATTgcgggggcggggccacagGACAGGTGGGGCCCACCGCCGTTCTTCACGACGAAGTCGCTCCCCACTGCACAGACCCCCTACCCCTGGCACCAGCCAGGCCGACATACCTGAGCCCTATGGGCAAGCCCAGGTTGCCATGGATATGGCAGGGGAGCCAGCGGTAGATGTGGCACCCTTGACGGAGCCAGTCACGGAGGCAGAGTCTCAAGCAACAGGCACTGTGGGCGGTGGAGTCCGACGTCATCCCACTATCATGCTTGACCTGCAGGTGCGGCGGATCCGTCCCGGGGAGAACCGAGACCGTGACAGCATCGCCAGCCGCACCCGCTCCCGCGTTCGCACCGCTGAAAACACGGTCACCTTTGAAAGCGACAGCGGCGGTTTCCGTCGTACCATTTCCCGGTCGGAGCGTGCCGGAATTCGCACCTATGTCAGCACCATCCGCATCCCACTGCGCCGCATCTCGGAGACCGGCTTGGGTGAGCCCAGCTCCACTGCGCTGCGCTCCATCCTGCGCCAGATCATGACTGGCTTTGGTGAACTTAGTTCCCTTATGGAGACAGAGGCTGACACTGTGGCCACCGTGCCTGGCCCACCTCAGGCTTACCGCATGCACACTGAAGAGACGGGGCACCAGGAGCAGCGCAGTGCCGAAGGGCAAGGTACTGCGGGGGGGAGCGGGGATGAGGAGCGGACGCGTGTAGGTGGGGCTACTGGTGAGACGCGAGTCACTACCAGGGACACCAACAACCTGGTGGAGAATGGCACCCTGCCGATCCTGCGCCTTGCGCACTTCTTCCTCctaaatgaggaagaggaggatgagcacCCACATGGCCTGACCAAAGAGCAGATCGACGATCTGTCCACACGCACCTATGGCCAGGCTAGCTTGGAGGGTGAGCTAGGACgcacctgcagtgtctgcatcAACGAGTACACCCAAGGCAACAAGCTTCGGCAGCTGCCCTGTACGCACGAGTTCCACATCCACTGCATCGACCGCTGGCTATCCCAGAATAACACCTGCCCCATCTGTAGGCAGCCCATACTGGCCACCGACCCCACTCTCTCCACCTGA